From Brienomyrus brachyistius isolate T26 chromosome 21, BBRACH_0.4, whole genome shotgun sequence, the proteins below share one genomic window:
- the prpf38b gene encoding pre-mRNA-splicing factor 38B isoform X25, which translates to MANAVTGNQQQQQQQQVVAKPVGSGKHGNVLPLWGNEKTMNLNPMILTNILSSPYFKVQLYELKTYHEVVDEIYFKVTHAEPWEKGSRKTAGQTGMCGGVRGVGTGGIVSTAFCLLYKLFTLKLTRKQVMGLITHTDSPYIRALGFMYIRYTQPPTDLVDWFDPFLDDEEELDVKAGGGCVMTIGEMLRSFLTKLEWFSTLFPRIPVPVQKAIDQQMKSRPRKAPENDGHQDTAQETTWQAERRRSRSPRRTPSPRRSPNRSRSQSRHRDRRGASFDRELERERDRQRKEREGKDKDKDRDRPERDQDRDRRERVDKDRRRSRSIDRPLDRRRSRSKDRKRSRSGSRDRKIDRKDREREVENDRARRKDRASERERSKERRSKGEPEDKKHDERHREERTVRKPSRSKSREKKGKGERSRKRSQSRGRIDSEDKAKKRERSQSRERSNKGSRSREQSHKRSRSRERSNKGSQSRERSNKGSQSRERSNKGSQSRERSNKGSQSRERSHKSSRSRERSHKSSRSRERSHKRSRSKERTHRRELSDTSDSKHQNRSPSAEQVDGKQDSREKST; encoded by the exons ATGGCCAACGCGGTTACCGGgaatcagcagcagcagcagcagcagcaggtcgTGGCCAAGCCCGTCGGCTCGGGGAAGCACGGCAATGTGTTGCCTCTCTGGGGCAACGAGAAGACGATGAACCTGAATCCGATGATTCTGACCAACATACTGTCGTCGCCGTATTTCAAGGTCCAGCTCTATGAGCTGAAAACGTACCACGAGGTTGTGGACGAGATCTACTTCAAG GTGACTCATGCCGAGCCGTGGGAGAAAGGTAGCAGGAAAACGGCGGGCCAGACTGGAATGTGTGGAGGG GTCCGTGGTGTTGGAACTGGTGGCATAGTCTCCactgccttctgcctgctgtacaAACTGTTCACGCTAAAGTTGACTCGTAAGCAGGTGATGGGACTCATCACACATACCGACTCTCCCTACATCAGAGCCCTAGGCTTCATGTATATAAG ATACACACAGCCTCCCACAGACCTTGTGGATTGGTTTGACCCGTTCCTTGATGATGAGGAG GAGCTGGACGTGAAAGCCGGGGGAGGTTGTGTCATGACGATCGGCGAAATGCTACGTTCCTTCCTCACCAAGCTAGAATGGTTCTCCACCCTTTTCCCacgcatccctgtgcctgttcaGAAGGCGATCGACCAGCAGATGAAGAGTCGACCCAGGAAAGCTCCTGAGAATGATGGCCaccaggacactgcacaggaaaCGACGTGGCAGGCTGAGCGGCGGCGCTCCAG GAGTCCCAGGAGGACTCCGAGTCCTCGGAGGTCACCTAATAGATCACGGAGTCAGAGCCGTCACCGTGACAGGCGTGGCGCCAGCTTCGACCGTGAACTGGAGAGGGAGCGAGACCGACAAAGGAAGGAAAGGGAAGGCAAGGACAAGGACAAGGACCGGGACCGTCCAGAGAGAGATCAAGACCGTGACCGGAGGGAGAGGGTGGACAAGGACCGACGGCGCTCCCGAAGCATCGACCGGCCCTTAGATCGGCGGCGGAGCCGGAGCAAAGACCGCAAGCGAAGCCGTAGTGGCAGCCGCGATCGGAAGATTGACCGTAAAGATCGAGAGCGGGAGGTGGAGAACGACCGAGCCAGGAGGAAGGACAGGGCCAGCGAGAGGGAGAGATCAAAAGAGAGACGGTCCAAAGGAGAGCCAGAAGACAAGAAGCATGATGAGAGGCACAGGGAGGAACGTACAGTGAGGAAGCCAAGCCGGAGTAAGAGTAGGGAAAAAAAGGGCAAGGGTGAAAGGTCCCGCAAACGTAGCCAGAGCAGGGGTAGAATAGACAGCGAGGACAAGGCCAAGAAAAGAGAGCGTAGCCAGAGCAGAGAACGGTCTAACAAGGGCAGCCGTAGCAGGGAGCAGTCTCACAAACGTAGCCGTAGCAGGGAGCGATCTAACAAGGGCAGCCAGAGCAGGGAGAGGTCTAACAAGGGCAGCCAGAGCAGGGAGAGGTCTAACAAGGGCAGCCAGAGCAGGGAGAGGTCTAACAAGGGCAGCCAGAGCAGGGAGAG GTCTCACAAGAGCAGCCGGAGCAGGGAGAG GTCTCACAAGAGCAGCCGGAGCAGGGAGAGGTCTCACAAGCGTAGCCGGAGCAAGGAACGCACTCACCGCCGAGAACTAAGCGACACGAGTGACAGCAAGCATCAGAATAGAAGTCCGAGTGCAGAACAGGTTGATGGGAAGCAGGATAGCAGAGAAAAATCCACTTAA
- the prpf38b gene encoding pre-mRNA-splicing factor 38B isoform X20 has protein sequence MANAVTGNQQQQQQQQVVAKPVGSGKHGNVLPLWGNEKTMNLNPMILTNILSSPYFKVQLYELKTYHEVVDEIYFKVTHAEPWEKGSRKTAGQTGMCGGVRGVGTGGIVSTAFCLLYKLFTLKLTRKQVMGLITHTDSPYIRALGFMYIRYTQPPTDLVDWFDPFLDDEEELDVKAGGGCVMTIGEMLRSFLTKLEWFSTLFPRIPVPVQKAIDQQMKSRPRKAPENDGHQDTAQETTWQAERRRSRSPRRTPSPRRSPNRSRSQSRHRDRRGASFDRELERERDRQRKEREGKDKDKDRDRPERDQDRDRRERVDKDRRRSRSIDRPLDRRRSRSKDRKRSRSGSRDRKIDRKDREREVENDRARRKDRASERERSKERRSKGEPEDKKHDERHREERTVRKPSRSKSREKKGKGERSRKRSQSRGRIDSEDKAKKRERSQSRERSNKGSRSREQSHKRSRSRERSNKGSQSRERSNKGSQSRERSNKGSQSRERSHKSSRSRERSHKSSQSRERSHKSSQSRERSHKSSRSRERSHKRSRSKERTHRRELSDTSDSKHQNRSPSAEQVDGKQDSREKST, from the exons ATGGCCAACGCGGTTACCGGgaatcagcagcagcagcagcagcagcaggtcgTGGCCAAGCCCGTCGGCTCGGGGAAGCACGGCAATGTGTTGCCTCTCTGGGGCAACGAGAAGACGATGAACCTGAATCCGATGATTCTGACCAACATACTGTCGTCGCCGTATTTCAAGGTCCAGCTCTATGAGCTGAAAACGTACCACGAGGTTGTGGACGAGATCTACTTCAAG GTGACTCATGCCGAGCCGTGGGAGAAAGGTAGCAGGAAAACGGCGGGCCAGACTGGAATGTGTGGAGGG GTCCGTGGTGTTGGAACTGGTGGCATAGTCTCCactgccttctgcctgctgtacaAACTGTTCACGCTAAAGTTGACTCGTAAGCAGGTGATGGGACTCATCACACATACCGACTCTCCCTACATCAGAGCCCTAGGCTTCATGTATATAAG ATACACACAGCCTCCCACAGACCTTGTGGATTGGTTTGACCCGTTCCTTGATGATGAGGAG GAGCTGGACGTGAAAGCCGGGGGAGGTTGTGTCATGACGATCGGCGAAATGCTACGTTCCTTCCTCACCAAGCTAGAATGGTTCTCCACCCTTTTCCCacgcatccctgtgcctgttcaGAAGGCGATCGACCAGCAGATGAAGAGTCGACCCAGGAAAGCTCCTGAGAATGATGGCCaccaggacactgcacaggaaaCGACGTGGCAGGCTGAGCGGCGGCGCTCCAG GAGTCCCAGGAGGACTCCGAGTCCTCGGAGGTCACCTAATAGATCACGGAGTCAGAGCCGTCACCGTGACAGGCGTGGCGCCAGCTTCGACCGTGAACTGGAGAGGGAGCGAGACCGACAAAGGAAGGAAAGGGAAGGCAAGGACAAGGACAAGGACCGGGACCGTCCAGAGAGAGATCAAGACCGTGACCGGAGGGAGAGGGTGGACAAGGACCGACGGCGCTCCCGAAGCATCGACCGGCCCTTAGATCGGCGGCGGAGCCGGAGCAAAGACCGCAAGCGAAGCCGTAGTGGCAGCCGCGATCGGAAGATTGACCGTAAAGATCGAGAGCGGGAGGTGGAGAACGACCGAGCCAGGAGGAAGGACAGGGCCAGCGAGAGGGAGAGATCAAAAGAGAGACGGTCCAAAGGAGAGCCAGAAGACAAGAAGCATGATGAGAGGCACAGGGAGGAACGTACAGTGAGGAAGCCAAGCCGGAGTAAGAGTAGGGAAAAAAAGGGCAAGGGTGAAAGGTCCCGCAAACGTAGCCAGAGCAGGGGTAGAATAGACAGCGAGGACAAGGCCAAGAAAAGAGAGCGTAGCCAGAGCAGAGAACGGTCTAACAAGGGCAGCCGTAGCAGGGAGCAGTCTCACAAACGTAGCCGTAGCAGGGAGCGATCTAACAAGGGCAGCCAGAGCAGGGAGAGGTCTAACAAGGGCAGCCAGAGCAGGGAGAGGTCTAACAAGGGCAGCCAGAGCAGGGAGAG GTCTCACAAGAGCAGCCGGAGCAGGGAGAG GTCTCACAAGAGCAGCCAGAGCAGAGAGAGGTCTCACAAGAGCAGCCAGAGCAGAGAGAGGTCTCACAAGAGCAGCCGGAGCAGGGAGAGGTCTCACAAGCGTAGCCGGAGCAAGGAACGCACTCACCGCCGAGAACTAAGCGACACGAGTGACAGCAAGCATCAGAATAGAAGTCCGAGTGCAGAACAGGTTGATGGGAAGCAGGATAGCAGAGAAAAATCCACTTAA
- the prpf38b gene encoding pre-mRNA-splicing factor 38B isoform X30 gives MANAVTGNQQQQQQQQVVAKPVGSGKHGNVLPLWGNEKTMNLNPMILTNILSSPYFKVQLYELKTYHEVVDEIYFKVTHAEPWEKGSRKTAGQTGMCGGVRGVGTGGIVSTAFCLLYKLFTLKLTRKQVMGLITHTDSPYIRALGFMYIRYTQPPTDLVDWFDPFLDDEEELDVKAGGGCVMTIGEMLRSFLTKLEWFSTLFPRIPVPVQKAIDQQMKSRPRKAPENDGHQDTAQETTWQAERRRSRSPRRTPSPRRSPNRSRSQSRHRDRRGASFDRELERERDRQRKEREGKDKDKDRDRPERDQDRDRRERVDKDRRRSRSIDRPLDRRRSRSKDRKRSRSGSRDRKIDRKDREREVENDRARRKDRASERERSKERRSKGEPEDKKHDERHREERTVRKPSRSKSREKKGKGERSRKRSQSRGRIDSEDKAKKRERSQSRERSNKGSRSREQSHKRSRSRERSNKGSQSRERSNKGSQSRERSHKSSQSRERSHKSSQSRERSHKSSRSRERSHKRSRSKERTHRRELSDTSDSKHQNRSPSAEQVDGKQDSREKST, from the exons ATGGCCAACGCGGTTACCGGgaatcagcagcagcagcagcagcagcaggtcgTGGCCAAGCCCGTCGGCTCGGGGAAGCACGGCAATGTGTTGCCTCTCTGGGGCAACGAGAAGACGATGAACCTGAATCCGATGATTCTGACCAACATACTGTCGTCGCCGTATTTCAAGGTCCAGCTCTATGAGCTGAAAACGTACCACGAGGTTGTGGACGAGATCTACTTCAAG GTGACTCATGCCGAGCCGTGGGAGAAAGGTAGCAGGAAAACGGCGGGCCAGACTGGAATGTGTGGAGGG GTCCGTGGTGTTGGAACTGGTGGCATAGTCTCCactgccttctgcctgctgtacaAACTGTTCACGCTAAAGTTGACTCGTAAGCAGGTGATGGGACTCATCACACATACCGACTCTCCCTACATCAGAGCCCTAGGCTTCATGTATATAAG ATACACACAGCCTCCCACAGACCTTGTGGATTGGTTTGACCCGTTCCTTGATGATGAGGAG GAGCTGGACGTGAAAGCCGGGGGAGGTTGTGTCATGACGATCGGCGAAATGCTACGTTCCTTCCTCACCAAGCTAGAATGGTTCTCCACCCTTTTCCCacgcatccctgtgcctgttcaGAAGGCGATCGACCAGCAGATGAAGAGTCGACCCAGGAAAGCTCCTGAGAATGATGGCCaccaggacactgcacaggaaaCGACGTGGCAGGCTGAGCGGCGGCGCTCCAG GAGTCCCAGGAGGACTCCGAGTCCTCGGAGGTCACCTAATAGATCACGGAGTCAGAGCCGTCACCGTGACAGGCGTGGCGCCAGCTTCGACCGTGAACTGGAGAGGGAGCGAGACCGACAAAGGAAGGAAAGGGAAGGCAAGGACAAGGACAAGGACCGGGACCGTCCAGAGAGAGATCAAGACCGTGACCGGAGGGAGAGGGTGGACAAGGACCGACGGCGCTCCCGAAGCATCGACCGGCCCTTAGATCGGCGGCGGAGCCGGAGCAAAGACCGCAAGCGAAGCCGTAGTGGCAGCCGCGATCGGAAGATTGACCGTAAAGATCGAGAGCGGGAGGTGGAGAACGACCGAGCCAGGAGGAAGGACAGGGCCAGCGAGAGGGAGAGATCAAAAGAGAGACGGTCCAAAGGAGAGCCAGAAGACAAGAAGCATGATGAGAGGCACAGGGAGGAACGTACAGTGAGGAAGCCAAGCCGGAGTAAGAGTAGGGAAAAAAAGGGCAAGGGTGAAAGGTCCCGCAAACGTAGCCAGAGCAGGGGTAGAATAGACAGCGAGGACAAGGCCAAGAAAAGAGAGCGTAGCCAGAGCAGAGAACGGTCTAACAAGGGCAGCCGTAGCAGGGAGCAGTCTCACAAACGTAGCCGTAGCAGGGAGCGATCTAACAAGGGCAGCCAGAGCAGGGAGAGGTCTAACAAGGGCAGCCAGAGCAGGGAGAG GTCTCACAAGAGCAGCCAGAGCAGAGAGAGGTCTCACAAGAGCAGCCAGAGCAGAGAGAGGTCTCACAAGAGCAGCCGGAGCAGGGAGAGGTCTCACAAGCGTAGCCGGAGCAAGGAACGCACTCACCGCCGAGAACTAAGCGACACGAGTGACAGCAAGCATCAGAATAGAAGTCCGAGTGCAGAACAGGTTGATGGGAAGCAGGATAGCAGAGAAAAATCCACTTAA
- the prpf38b gene encoding pre-mRNA-splicing factor 38B isoform X26, whose protein sequence is MANAVTGNQQQQQQQQVVAKPVGSGKHGNVLPLWGNEKTMNLNPMILTNILSSPYFKVQLYELKTYHEVVDEIYFKVTHAEPWEKGSRKTAGQTGMCGGVRGVGTGGIVSTAFCLLYKLFTLKLTRKQVMGLITHTDSPYIRALGFMYIRYTQPPTDLVDWFDPFLDDEEELDVKAGGGCVMTIGEMLRSFLTKLEWFSTLFPRIPVPVQKAIDQQMKSRPRKAPENDGHQDTAQETTWQAERRRSRSPRRTPSPRRSPNRSRSQSRHRDRRGASFDRELERERDRQRKEREGKDKDKDRDRPERDQDRDRRERVDKDRRRSRSIDRPLDRRRSRSKDRKRSRSGSRDRKIDRKDREREVENDRARRKDRASERERSKERRSKGEPEDKKHDERHREERTVRKPSRSKSREKKGKGERSRKRSQSRGRIDSEDKAKKRERSQSRERSNKGSRSREQSHKRSRSRERSNKGSQSRERSNKGSQSRERSNKGSQSRERSHKSSRSRERSHKSSQSRERSHKSSRSRERSHKRSRSKERTHRRELSDTSDSKHQNRSPSAEQVDGKQDSREKST, encoded by the exons ATGGCCAACGCGGTTACCGGgaatcagcagcagcagcagcagcagcaggtcgTGGCCAAGCCCGTCGGCTCGGGGAAGCACGGCAATGTGTTGCCTCTCTGGGGCAACGAGAAGACGATGAACCTGAATCCGATGATTCTGACCAACATACTGTCGTCGCCGTATTTCAAGGTCCAGCTCTATGAGCTGAAAACGTACCACGAGGTTGTGGACGAGATCTACTTCAAG GTGACTCATGCCGAGCCGTGGGAGAAAGGTAGCAGGAAAACGGCGGGCCAGACTGGAATGTGTGGAGGG GTCCGTGGTGTTGGAACTGGTGGCATAGTCTCCactgccttctgcctgctgtacaAACTGTTCACGCTAAAGTTGACTCGTAAGCAGGTGATGGGACTCATCACACATACCGACTCTCCCTACATCAGAGCCCTAGGCTTCATGTATATAAG ATACACACAGCCTCCCACAGACCTTGTGGATTGGTTTGACCCGTTCCTTGATGATGAGGAG GAGCTGGACGTGAAAGCCGGGGGAGGTTGTGTCATGACGATCGGCGAAATGCTACGTTCCTTCCTCACCAAGCTAGAATGGTTCTCCACCCTTTTCCCacgcatccctgtgcctgttcaGAAGGCGATCGACCAGCAGATGAAGAGTCGACCCAGGAAAGCTCCTGAGAATGATGGCCaccaggacactgcacaggaaaCGACGTGGCAGGCTGAGCGGCGGCGCTCCAG GAGTCCCAGGAGGACTCCGAGTCCTCGGAGGTCACCTAATAGATCACGGAGTCAGAGCCGTCACCGTGACAGGCGTGGCGCCAGCTTCGACCGTGAACTGGAGAGGGAGCGAGACCGACAAAGGAAGGAAAGGGAAGGCAAGGACAAGGACAAGGACCGGGACCGTCCAGAGAGAGATCAAGACCGTGACCGGAGGGAGAGGGTGGACAAGGACCGACGGCGCTCCCGAAGCATCGACCGGCCCTTAGATCGGCGGCGGAGCCGGAGCAAAGACCGCAAGCGAAGCCGTAGTGGCAGCCGCGATCGGAAGATTGACCGTAAAGATCGAGAGCGGGAGGTGGAGAACGACCGAGCCAGGAGGAAGGACAGGGCCAGCGAGAGGGAGAGATCAAAAGAGAGACGGTCCAAAGGAGAGCCAGAAGACAAGAAGCATGATGAGAGGCACAGGGAGGAACGTACAGTGAGGAAGCCAAGCCGGAGTAAGAGTAGGGAAAAAAAGGGCAAGGGTGAAAGGTCCCGCAAACGTAGCCAGAGCAGGGGTAGAATAGACAGCGAGGACAAGGCCAAGAAAAGAGAGCGTAGCCAGAGCAGAGAACGGTCTAACAAGGGCAGCCGTAGCAGGGAGCAGTCTCACAAACGTAGCCGTAGCAGGGAGCGATCTAACAAGGGCAGCCAGAGCAGGGAGAGGTCTAACAAGGGCAGCCAGAGCAGGGAGAGGTCTAACAAGGGCAGCCAGAGCAGGGAGAG GTCTCACAAGAGCAGCCGGAGCAGGGAGAG GTCTCACAAGAGCAGCCAGAGCAGAGAGAGGTCTCACAAGAGCAGCCGGAGCAGGGAGAGGTCTCACAAGCGTAGCCGGAGCAAGGAACGCACTCACCGCCGAGAACTAAGCGACACGAGTGACAGCAAGCATCAGAATAGAAGTCCGAGTGCAGAACAGGTTGATGGGAAGCAGGATAGCAGAGAAAAATCCACTTAA
- the prpf38b gene encoding pre-mRNA-splicing factor 38B isoform X13, giving the protein MANAVTGNQQQQQQQQVVAKPVGSGKHGNVLPLWGNEKTMNLNPMILTNILSSPYFKVQLYELKTYHEVVDEIYFKVTHAEPWEKGSRKTAGQTGMCGGVRGVGTGGIVSTAFCLLYKLFTLKLTRKQVMGLITHTDSPYIRALGFMYIRYTQPPTDLVDWFDPFLDDEEELDVKAGGGCVMTIGEMLRSFLTKLEWFSTLFPRIPVPVQKAIDQQMKSRPRKAPENDGHQDTAQETTWQAERRRSRSPRRTPSPRRSPNRSRSQSRHRDRRGASFDRELERERDRQRKEREGKDKDKDRDRPERDQDRDRRERVDKDRRRSRSIDRPLDRRRSRSKDRKRSRSGSRDRKIDRKDREREVENDRARRKDRASERERSKERRSKGEPEDKKHDERHREERTVRKPSRSKSREKKGKGERSRKRSQSRGRIDSEDKAKKRERSQSRERSNKGSRSREQSHKRSRSRERSNKGSQSRERSNKGSQSRERSNKGSQSRERSNKGSQSRERSNKGSQSRERSHKSSRSRERSHKSSQSRERSHKSSRSRERSHKRSRSKERTHRRELSDTSDSKHQNRSPSAEQVDGKQDSREKST; this is encoded by the exons ATGGCCAACGCGGTTACCGGgaatcagcagcagcagcagcagcagcaggtcgTGGCCAAGCCCGTCGGCTCGGGGAAGCACGGCAATGTGTTGCCTCTCTGGGGCAACGAGAAGACGATGAACCTGAATCCGATGATTCTGACCAACATACTGTCGTCGCCGTATTTCAAGGTCCAGCTCTATGAGCTGAAAACGTACCACGAGGTTGTGGACGAGATCTACTTCAAG GTGACTCATGCCGAGCCGTGGGAGAAAGGTAGCAGGAAAACGGCGGGCCAGACTGGAATGTGTGGAGGG GTCCGTGGTGTTGGAACTGGTGGCATAGTCTCCactgccttctgcctgctgtacaAACTGTTCACGCTAAAGTTGACTCGTAAGCAGGTGATGGGACTCATCACACATACCGACTCTCCCTACATCAGAGCCCTAGGCTTCATGTATATAAG ATACACACAGCCTCCCACAGACCTTGTGGATTGGTTTGACCCGTTCCTTGATGATGAGGAG GAGCTGGACGTGAAAGCCGGGGGAGGTTGTGTCATGACGATCGGCGAAATGCTACGTTCCTTCCTCACCAAGCTAGAATGGTTCTCCACCCTTTTCCCacgcatccctgtgcctgttcaGAAGGCGATCGACCAGCAGATGAAGAGTCGACCCAGGAAAGCTCCTGAGAATGATGGCCaccaggacactgcacaggaaaCGACGTGGCAGGCTGAGCGGCGGCGCTCCAG GAGTCCCAGGAGGACTCCGAGTCCTCGGAGGTCACCTAATAGATCACGGAGTCAGAGCCGTCACCGTGACAGGCGTGGCGCCAGCTTCGACCGTGAACTGGAGAGGGAGCGAGACCGACAAAGGAAGGAAAGGGAAGGCAAGGACAAGGACAAGGACCGGGACCGTCCAGAGAGAGATCAAGACCGTGACCGGAGGGAGAGGGTGGACAAGGACCGACGGCGCTCCCGAAGCATCGACCGGCCCTTAGATCGGCGGCGGAGCCGGAGCAAAGACCGCAAGCGAAGCCGTAGTGGCAGCCGCGATCGGAAGATTGACCGTAAAGATCGAGAGCGGGAGGTGGAGAACGACCGAGCCAGGAGGAAGGACAGGGCCAGCGAGAGGGAGAGATCAAAAGAGAGACGGTCCAAAGGAGAGCCAGAAGACAAGAAGCATGATGAGAGGCACAGGGAGGAACGTACAGTGAGGAAGCCAAGCCGGAGTAAGAGTAGGGAAAAAAAGGGCAAGGGTGAAAGGTCCCGCAAACGTAGCCAGAGCAGGGGTAGAATAGACAGCGAGGACAAGGCCAAGAAAAGAGAGCGTAGCCAGAGCAGAGAACGGTCTAACAAGGGCAGCCGTAGCAGGGAGCAGTCTCACAAACGTAGCCGTAGCAGGGAGCGATCTAACAAGGGCAGCCAGAGCAGGGAGAGGTCTAACAAGGGCAGCCAGAGCAGGGAGAGGTCTAACAAGGGCAGCCAGAGCAGGGAGAGGTCTAACAAGGGCAGCCAGAGCAGGGAGAGGTCTAACAAGGGCAGCCAGAGCAGGGAGAGGTCTCACAAGAGCAGCCGGAGCAGGGAGAG GTCTCACAAGAGCAGCCAGAGCAGAGAGAGGTCTCACAAGAGCAGCCGGAGCAGGGAGAGGTCTCACAAGCGTAGCCGGAGCAAGGAACGCACTCACCGCCGAGAACTAAGCGACACGAGTGACAGCAAGCATCAGAATAGAAGTCCGAGTGCAGAACAGGTTGATGGGAAGCAGGATAGCAGAGAAAAATCCACTTAA
- the prpf38b gene encoding pre-mRNA-splicing factor 38B isoform X14: MANAVTGNQQQQQQQQVVAKPVGSGKHGNVLPLWGNEKTMNLNPMILTNILSSPYFKVQLYELKTYHEVVDEIYFKVTHAEPWEKGSRKTAGQTGMCGGVRGVGTGGIVSTAFCLLYKLFTLKLTRKQVMGLITHTDSPYIRALGFMYIRYTQPPTDLVDWFDPFLDDEEELDVKAGGGCVMTIGEMLRSFLTKLEWFSTLFPRIPVPVQKAIDQQMKSRPRKAPENDGHQDTAQETTWQAERRRSRSPRRTPSPRRSPNRSRSQSRHRDRRGASFDRELERERDRQRKEREGKDKDKDRDRPERDQDRDRRERVDKDRRRSRSIDRPLDRRRSRSKDRKRSRSGSRDRKIDRKDREREVENDRARRKDRASERERSKERRSKGEPEDKKHDERHREERTVRKPSRSKSREKKGKGERSRKRSQSRGRIDSEDKAKKRERSQSRERSNKGSRSREQSHKRSRSRERSNKGSQSRERSNKGSQSRERSNKGSQSRERSNKGSQSRERSHKSSRSRERSHKSSQSRERSHKSSQSRERSHKSSRSRERSHKRSRSKERTHRRELSDTSDSKHQNRSPSAEQVDGKQDSREKST; this comes from the exons ATGGCCAACGCGGTTACCGGgaatcagcagcagcagcagcagcagcaggtcgTGGCCAAGCCCGTCGGCTCGGGGAAGCACGGCAATGTGTTGCCTCTCTGGGGCAACGAGAAGACGATGAACCTGAATCCGATGATTCTGACCAACATACTGTCGTCGCCGTATTTCAAGGTCCAGCTCTATGAGCTGAAAACGTACCACGAGGTTGTGGACGAGATCTACTTCAAG GTGACTCATGCCGAGCCGTGGGAGAAAGGTAGCAGGAAAACGGCGGGCCAGACTGGAATGTGTGGAGGG GTCCGTGGTGTTGGAACTGGTGGCATAGTCTCCactgccttctgcctgctgtacaAACTGTTCACGCTAAAGTTGACTCGTAAGCAGGTGATGGGACTCATCACACATACCGACTCTCCCTACATCAGAGCCCTAGGCTTCATGTATATAAG ATACACACAGCCTCCCACAGACCTTGTGGATTGGTTTGACCCGTTCCTTGATGATGAGGAG GAGCTGGACGTGAAAGCCGGGGGAGGTTGTGTCATGACGATCGGCGAAATGCTACGTTCCTTCCTCACCAAGCTAGAATGGTTCTCCACCCTTTTCCCacgcatccctgtgcctgttcaGAAGGCGATCGACCAGCAGATGAAGAGTCGACCCAGGAAAGCTCCTGAGAATGATGGCCaccaggacactgcacaggaaaCGACGTGGCAGGCTGAGCGGCGGCGCTCCAG GAGTCCCAGGAGGACTCCGAGTCCTCGGAGGTCACCTAATAGATCACGGAGTCAGAGCCGTCACCGTGACAGGCGTGGCGCCAGCTTCGACCGTGAACTGGAGAGGGAGCGAGACCGACAAAGGAAGGAAAGGGAAGGCAAGGACAAGGACAAGGACCGGGACCGTCCAGAGAGAGATCAAGACCGTGACCGGAGGGAGAGGGTGGACAAGGACCGACGGCGCTCCCGAAGCATCGACCGGCCCTTAGATCGGCGGCGGAGCCGGAGCAAAGACCGCAAGCGAAGCCGTAGTGGCAGCCGCGATCGGAAGATTGACCGTAAAGATCGAGAGCGGGAGGTGGAGAACGACCGAGCCAGGAGGAAGGACAGGGCCAGCGAGAGGGAGAGATCAAAAGAGAGACGGTCCAAAGGAGAGCCAGAAGACAAGAAGCATGATGAGAGGCACAGGGAGGAACGTACAGTGAGGAAGCCAAGCCGGAGTAAGAGTAGGGAAAAAAAGGGCAAGGGTGAAAGGTCCCGCAAACGTAGCCAGAGCAGGGGTAGAATAGACAGCGAGGACAAGGCCAAGAAAAGAGAGCGTAGCCAGAGCAGAGAACGGTCTAACAAGGGCAGCCGTAGCAGGGAGCAGTCTCACAAACGTAGCCGTAGCAGGGAGCGATCTAACAAGGGCAGCCAGAGCAGGGAGAGGTCTAACAAGGGCAGCCAGAGCAGGGAGAGGTCTAACAAGGGCAGCCAGAGCAGGGAGAGGTCTAACAAGGGCAGCCAGAGCAGGGAGAG GTCTCACAAGAGCAGCCGGAGCAGGGAGAG GTCTCACAAGAGCAGCCAGAGCAGAGAGAGGTCTCACAAGAGCAGCCAGAGCAGAGAGAGGTCTCACAAGAGCAGCCGGAGCAGGGAGAGGTCTCACAAGCGTAGCCGGAGCAAGGAACGCACTCACCGCCGAGAACTAAGCGACACGAGTGACAGCAAGCATCAGAATAGAAGTCCGAGTGCAGAACAGGTTGATGGGAAGCAGGATAGCAGAGAAAAATCCACTTAA